In one window of Cellulophaga sp. HaHa_2_95 DNA:
- the nrfD gene encoding NrfD/PsrC family molybdoenzyme membrane anchor subunit, giving the protein MASHYEAPIRKPLVLGDKSYHDISVDIAAPVEGRANKQWWIVFSIALVAFLWGIGCILYTVSTGIGTWGLNKTVGWAWDITNFVWWVGIGHAGTLISAVLLLFRQKWRMAINRSAEAMTIFSVVQAGLFPIIHMGRPWLAYWVLPIPNQFGSLWVNFNSPLLWDVFAISTYLSVSLVFWWTGLLPDFAMIRDRAVKPFQVKIYSLLSFGWTGRAKDWQRFEEVSLVLAGLATPLVLSVHTIVSFDFATSVIPGWHTTIFPPYFVAGAIFSGFAMVNTLLIIMRKVCNMEDYITLQHIELMNIVIMLTGSIVGCAYITELFMAWYSGVEYEQYAFLNRATGPYAWAYWSMMTCNVFSPQFMWSKKLRTSILFSFFISIVVNIGMWFERFVIIVTSLHRDYLPSSWTMFSPTFVDIGIFIGTIGFFFVLFLLYARTFPVIAQAEVKSIMKASGEKYKLLRDAGKPLYEVKQIVPSKRPIVEDKSLPIAADKEQVSSLLSSLGVFDPATETPDDLKEVKGIGPQMEKTLNQIGIFKFSQVSKMTEKEYDLLDSITGSFPGRAQRDDWAGQAKILNNNK; this is encoded by the coding sequence ATGGCGTCGCATTACGAAGCACCTATTAGAAAACCACTTGTACTTGGAGATAAAAGCTACCATGACATTTCTGTGGATATCGCAGCTCCTGTCGAAGGTAGAGCCAATAAGCAATGGTGGATTGTATTTTCTATTGCATTAGTAGCTTTCCTTTGGGGTATTGGTTGTATTCTTTACACCGTATCTACTGGTATTGGTACATGGGGATTAAACAAAACAGTTGGATGGGCATGGGATATTACTAACTTCGTTTGGTGGGTTGGTATTGGTCACGCAGGAACACTAATTTCTGCAGTACTACTCTTATTCCGTCAAAAATGGAGAATGGCAATTAACCGTTCTGCGGAAGCAATGACTATCTTCTCGGTAGTTCAGGCGGGTTTATTTCCAATTATTCACATGGGTCGCCCATGGTTAGCATATTGGGTTTTGCCAATTCCGAACCAATTCGGTTCATTATGGGTAAACTTTAACTCACCACTTCTTTGGGATGTATTTGCAATTTCTACGTACTTATCTGTGTCACTTGTATTTTGGTGGACAGGTTTATTGCCAGATTTTGCCATGATACGTGATAGAGCTGTTAAGCCTTTCCAAGTTAAAATATACAGCTTGTTAAGTTTCGGTTGGACAGGTAGAGCAAAAGATTGGCAACGTTTCGAGGAAGTTTCATTGGTATTAGCTGGTTTAGCTACGCCATTAGTACTTTCTGTACACACGATTGTATCTTTTGATTTTGCTACTTCGGTAATTCCAGGATGGCATACAACAATTTTCCCTCCATATTTCGTTGCAGGAGCTATTTTCTCAGGATTTGCAATGGTAAACACACTTCTTATTATTATGAGAAAAGTGTGTAATATGGAAGACTATATTACATTACAACATATTGAGTTGATGAATATCGTTATTATGTTAACGGGTTCTATCGTAGGTTGTGCTTATATTACAGAGTTATTCATGGCGTGGTATTCAGGGGTAGAATACGAACAATATGCTTTCTTGAATAGAGCAACAGGACCTTACGCTTGGGCTTATTGGTCAATGATGACTTGTAATGTGTTTTCTCCACAATTTATGTGGTCTAAAAAATTACGTACCAGTATCTTGTTCTCTTTCTTTATCTCTATTGTAGTAAACATTGGAATGTGGTTTGAGCGTTTCGTAATTATCGTAACTTCATTACACCGTGATTATTTGCCATCTTCTTGGACAATGTTCTCTCCTACTTTTGTAGATATAGGTATCTTTATTGGTACTATTGGTTTCTTTTTTGTATTATTCTTATTATATGCAAGAACGTTTCCAGTAATTGCACAAGCAGAGGTGAAATCTATTATGAAAGCTTCGGGCGAGAAGTATAAATTACTTCGTGATGCTGGGAAGCCTTTATATGAGGTAAAGCAAATAGTTCCATCAAAAAGACCTATAGTAGAGGATAAGTCTTTGCCTATAGCGGCAGATAAAGAGCAAGTCTCTTCATTGTTGAGTTCTTTGGGGGTATTTGATCCGGCAACAGAAACTCCTGATGACTTAAAAGAAGTTAAAGGCATTGGTCCTCAAATGGAAAAAACGTTAAACCAGATTGGTATATTTAAGTTTTCTCAGGTGAGTAAGATGACAGAAAAAGAATATGATTTGTTAGATTCAATCACAGGTTCTTTCCCAGGAAGAGCGCAGAGAGATGATTGGGCAGGTCAAGCTAAGATTTTAAATAACAATAAGTAG
- a CDS encoding TAT-variant-translocated molybdopterin oxidoreductase, translating to MASNKKYWKSEAELNPNDSIVETLRHNEFVQDIPVDEFLGDKDNLASSSTNRRDFLKYVGFSTAAATLAACEGPVVKSIPYVVQPESIIPGVANHYATTIANGFDFASVLVRTREGRPISIHNNSDAAVNGSANARVNASVLNLYDSTRLQGPLANGEAVSWGDLDAAVKSKLNSLKNSGKQIALLTQTYASPSTSKLVGEFKEAYGNVNHVTYDAISEEAALNAFQAKYGERALADYDFSKAEVIVSFGADILGDWQGGGYDSGYSKGRVPQKGKMSKHIQFESNMSLAGANADNRIALKPSQQKIALAKLYAKLNNSSVGGEVSDSVNKALDLAVAQINKSRSKAVVVTGLDDENAQAVVLAINEMLGSVAFDAAAPKYVRQGNVTAVNALISEMKAGRVGALIMDGVNPVYSLPNSSDFVEGLKNVDLSLSFSVTNNETTANVNYVAAAPHYLESWGDVQMKKGHYGLVQPAIKELFDTRQFQSSLLTWMGSDQAYYDYIKQTWTSSVLGSSDWNQALHDGFYVGAKSSVVEELVESVAAPVLAMEAPVAEEEVVQVETVPLASALRSLASADTSGMEMVMYPKTGMGDGQMANNPWLQEFPDPITRVSWDNYVTVSKADAEKLGFVNENVANGGLDGSYAKITVDGVSVSNVPVIIQPGQALGSVGLSFGYGKKEGLKEEMQTGVNAYALYKGFSNIQSISIEKVAGNHEFACVQLHKTLMGRGDIIKETTLEIFNTKDAAEWNVQPVVSLDHQEVAATSVDLWDSFDRSIGHHFNLSIDLNACTGCGSCVIACHAENNVPVVGKNEVRLSRDMHWLRIDRYYSSEDTFEGDNVKKDEFDGLTGDKGSLGGFGELEDPSSNPQVAFQPVMCQHCNHAPCETVCPVAATSHGRQGQNHMAYNRCVGTRYCANNCPYKVRRFNWFLYNNNDEFDYHMNNDLGKMVINPDVTVRSRGVMEKCSMCMQKTQKTILDAKRDGRVVKDGEFQTACSAACSSGAMVFGDINDKGSEIAELKESNRMYHLLEHVGTKPNVFYHVKVRNTEEA from the coding sequence ATGGCATCAAACAAAAAATATTGGAAAAGCGAAGCGGAGTTAAATCCTAACGATTCCATTGTTGAGACGCTAAGACATAATGAGTTTGTTCAGGATATTCCTGTTGATGAATTTTTAGGAGATAAAGATAATTTAGCTTCTTCATCAACAAACAGAAGGGATTTCTTGAAATATGTTGGTTTTAGTACCGCAGCTGCTACTTTAGCAGCGTGTGAGGGACCAGTTGTTAAGTCTATTCCTTATGTAGTGCAACCGGAAAGTATAATTCCTGGTGTAGCTAATCATTACGCAACAACTATTGCTAATGGTTTTGATTTTGCTAGTGTTTTAGTAAGAACAAGAGAGGGTCGTCCTATTTCGATACATAATAATTCAGATGCGGCTGTTAACGGTAGTGCAAATGCACGTGTTAATGCATCGGTTTTAAATTTGTATGATAGTACGCGTCTTCAGGGTCCTTTAGCTAATGGTGAAGCTGTTAGTTGGGGAGATTTAGATGCTGCTGTAAAAAGTAAATTGAATTCATTAAAGAATTCAGGAAAGCAAATTGCTTTATTGACGCAGACGTATGCAAGTCCGTCTACCTCTAAACTAGTTGGCGAGTTTAAGGAAGCTTACGGAAATGTGAATCATGTAACGTATGATGCAATTTCTGAGGAGGCTGCTTTAAATGCTTTTCAGGCAAAGTATGGTGAAAGAGCTTTGGCGGATTACGATTTTTCTAAAGCGGAAGTGATTGTTTCTTTCGGTGCTGATATCTTAGGAGATTGGCAAGGTGGTGGCTATGATAGTGGCTACTCAAAAGGAAGAGTTCCTCAAAAAGGTAAAATGTCTAAGCATATTCAGTTTGAGTCTAATATGTCTCTTGCTGGAGCAAATGCGGATAATAGAATAGCGTTAAAGCCTAGTCAGCAGAAAATTGCTTTGGCTAAATTATATGCTAAGCTAAATAATTCATCTGTTGGTGGAGAGGTTAGTGATAGTGTAAATAAAGCCTTGGATTTAGCGGTAGCTCAAATAAATAAATCAAGATCCAAAGCAGTTGTGGTAACTGGTTTGGATGATGAAAATGCTCAAGCTGTTGTTTTGGCTATAAATGAAATGCTAGGTAGTGTTGCTTTTGATGCGGCGGCTCCTAAGTATGTTCGTCAAGGTAATGTGACAGCAGTAAATGCTCTTATTTCAGAAATGAAAGCTGGGAGAGTAGGTGCCTTAATCATGGATGGTGTGAACCCTGTGTATTCATTGCCAAATTCATCTGATTTTGTAGAGGGACTTAAGAATGTAGATTTATCCTTAAGTTTTTCAGTTACGAATAATGAAACTACGGCTAACGTAAATTATGTTGCTGCTGCTCCTCATTATTTAGAATCGTGGGGTGATGTTCAAATGAAAAAAGGACATTACGGATTGGTTCAACCTGCAATAAAAGAATTATTTGATACGCGTCAATTCCAATCTTCTCTATTAACTTGGATGGGTAGTGATCAAGCGTATTATGATTATATTAAACAAACGTGGACTTCGTCTGTATTAGGTTCTAGTGATTGGAATCAAGCATTACACGATGGTTTTTATGTAGGTGCTAAGTCTTCTGTAGTTGAAGAGTTGGTAGAGAGCGTTGCTGCTCCCGTTCTTGCAATGGAAGCTCCTGTAGCGGAAGAGGAAGTTGTACAGGTAGAGACTGTTCCTTTGGCATCAGCCTTAAGAAGCTTAGCTTCTGCTGATACTTCGGGAATGGAAATGGTGATGTATCCTAAGACGGGTATGGGTGATGGTCAAATGGCGAACAACCCATGGTTGCAAGAGTTTCCGGATCCAATTACACGTGTATCTTGGGATAACTATGTAACGGTTTCTAAAGCTGATGCGGAAAAATTAGGATTTGTAAATGAGAATGTTGCAAATGGTGGTCTAGACGGTAGTTATGCTAAAATTACGGTAGACGGAGTTTCTGTTAGTAACGTGCCGGTAATCATTCAGCCAGGTCAGGCACTTGGTTCTGTTGGTTTGTCTTTCGGTTACGGTAAAAAAGAAGGTTTAAAAGAGGAAATGCAAACGGGTGTAAATGCCTATGCATTATATAAAGGTTTTTCTAATATTCAATCTATTAGTATTGAAAAGGTAGCTGGTAATCATGAGTTTGCTTGTGTGCAGTTACATAAAACACTAATGGGTAGAGGTGATATTATTAAAGAAACAACCTTAGAGATATTTAATACTAAAGATGCTGCTGAGTGGAATGTTCAGCCAGTTGTTTCTTTAGATCACCAAGAGGTTGCCGCTACATCGGTAGATTTATGGGATAGTTTTGATCGTTCAATCGGTCATCATTTTAATTTATCTATTGATTTAAATGCATGTACGGGTTGTGGTTCATGTGTAATTGCATGTCATGCAGAAAATAACGTGCCAGTTGTAGGTAAGAATGAAGTTCGTTTATCAAGAGATATGCATTGGTTGCGTATTGATAGGTACTATTCTTCTGAAGATACTTTTGAAGGTGATAATGTTAAGAAAGATGAATTTGATGGCTTAACTGGTGATAAAGGTTCATTGGGTGGTTTTGGTGAGTTAGAAGATCCTTCTTCTAATCCGCAAGTTGCTTTCCAGCCTGTAATGTGTCAACATTGTAATCATGCTCCTTGTGAGACTGTTTGTCCTGTTGCTGCAACATCACATGGTCGTCAAGGTCAAAACCATATGGCTTATAACCGTTGTGTAGGTACAAGATATTGTGCAAACAACTGTCCTTATAAAGTGCGTAGATTTAACTGGTTCTTATATAATAATAATGACGAGTTTGATTATCACATGAATAATGATTTAGGTAAAATGGTTATCAATCCAGATGTTACTGTACGTTCTAGAGGGGTTATGGAGAAATGTTCTATGTGTATGCAAAAAACACAGAAAACTATTCTTGATGCTAAAAGAGATGGTAGAGTGGTTAAGGATGGTGAGTTCCAAACAGCTTGTTCTGCTGCATGTAGTAGTGGTGCAATGGTCTTTGGTGATATTAATGATAAGGGAAGTGAGATTGCTGAGTTGAAAGAAAGCAATCGTATGTATCACTTATTAGAGCATGTGGGTACAAAACCTAATGTTTTCTATCATGTTAAGGTTAGGAATACAGAAGAAGCATAA
- a CDS encoding c-type cytochrome, producing MKKVTYRNQFSKVLGVSLLIGLLFSTSLFSQDETASAGDAAKGKSLFNQNCAACHALNKKMTGPALANVEERLSEEGLGKDWIYAWIKNSSGVIASGDAYANKLYNEYNKAAMTAFPTLSNADIDNILAYTAAPPPAAPVQTAAVAAGGESNQSGGLSNEIILGALVLVFGLLVMMLFMVNKTLRRIAEANGVVLEQDSSEKRTPIWKAFAQNQFLVLVSVIMLLLGGAYFAYGWMMQVGVDQGYAPVQPIHYSHKVHAGDNKIECKYCHSSARVSKHSGIPSLNVCMNCHKSISEYTGNPEGPSSEDLANGYTNEFYTGEIKKLYKAVGWDEENQSYTGESKPVEWVRIHNLPDFAYFNHSQHVSVAGIECQTCHGPVEEMEIMQQFSPLTMGWCINCHRETNVKVEGNEYYDKIHAELSKKYGVESLTAAQMGGLECGKCHY from the coding sequence ATGAAAAAGGTTACGTACCGCAATCAATTTTCTAAAGTTTTAGGTGTCAGTTTATTAATTGGGCTTTTGTTTTCTACAAGCCTATTTTCGCAAGACGAAACTGCGTCTGCTGGTGATGCTGCTAAGGGTAAATCTTTATTTAATCAAAACTGTGCTGCATGTCATGCCTTGAATAAGAAGATGACAGGGCCAGCGTTAGCAAATGTTGAAGAGCGTTTGTCTGAAGAAGGTTTGGGTAAAGATTGGATTTATGCTTGGATCAAAAATAGCTCTGGTGTTATAGCTTCTGGTGATGCTTATGCAAATAAGCTTTACAATGAGTATAACAAGGCTGCTATGACAGCTTTCCCTACATTGTCTAATGCGGATATTGATAATATATTAGCGTATACTGCTGCACCGCCTCCTGCTGCTCCTGTTCAAACAGCTGCTGTAGCTGCTGGTGGAGAGTCTAATCAGTCGGGTGGTTTATCTAATGAGATAATTCTCGGGGCTCTTGTTCTGGTTTTTGGTTTATTGGTAATGATGTTGTTCATGGTGAACAAGACATTGCGAAGAATTGCGGAAGCTAATGGAGTGGTTTTAGAGCAAGATAGTTCTGAAAAGAGAACGCCGATTTGGAAAGCATTTGCTCAGAATCAATTTTTAGTATTGGTGTCTGTAATTATGTTGCTATTGGGTGGGGCTTACTTCGCTTATGGTTGGATGATGCAAGTTGGGGTTGATCAAGGGTATGCTCCTGTTCAGCCGATACATTATTCACACAAGGTACATGCTGGTGATAATAAGATAGAATGTAAGTATTGTCACTCTTCTGCTAGAGTGTCTAAGCATTCAGGGATTCCTTCGTTGAATGTGTGTATGAACTGTCATAAATCAATCTCAGAGTATACGGGTAATCCGGAAGGGCCTTCTTCGGAAGATTTAGCTAATGGGTATACAAATGAGTTTTACACTGGAGAGATAAAGAAGTTATATAAAGCTGTTGGTTGGGATGAAGAAAACCAAAGCTATACAGGAGAGAGTAAGCCTGTGGAATGGGTGAGAATTCATAATTTACCAGACTTTGCTTACTTTAATCACTCTCAGCACGTTTCTGTTGCTGGTATAGAATGTCAGACATGTCATGGGCCAGTAGAGGAAATGGAAATTATGCAACAATTCTCTCCATTAACAATGGGTTGGTGTATTAATTGTCACAGAGAGACAAACGTGAAAGTTGAAGGGAATGAATATTATGATAAGATTCATGCGGAGCTTTCGAAAAAATATGGTGTAGAGTCACTTACAGCTGCTCAAATGGGTGGATTGGAATGTGGTAAATGTCACTATTAA
- a CDS encoding SPOR domain-containing protein has product MKNIYYSAIFLLCASYTQAQEGSININQDGNIQKLLDIYKSTEEDSDDFQIQIYNGSLSGANSKKSNLDSDFPDWKTKIDHVDTDYRVRIKDIKTALEAERKYLEVRKKYPGAIIITPK; this is encoded by the coding sequence ATGAAAAACATATATTACAGCGCTATATTCCTTCTATGCGCATCCTACACACAAGCACAAGAAGGGAGCATAAACATTAATCAGGATGGCAACATTCAAAAACTGTTGGATATCTATAAAAGCACCGAAGAAGATTCTGATGATTTTCAGATTCAAATCTACAATGGAAGCTTATCCGGAGCCAACAGCAAAAAATCAAATTTAGATTCAGACTTTCCGGATTGGAAGACAAAAATTGATCACGTAGATACCGATTACAGAGTACGTATTAAAGACATTAAAACAGCTTTAGAAGCAGAGCGCAAATATCTTGAGGTAAGAAAAAAATATCCGGGCGCCATAATTATTACTCCAAAATAA
- the infB gene encoding translation initiation factor IF-2: protein MADNATIRLNKVLRELNISLDRAVDFLGSKGHDVDARPTTKISNEVYQVLLDEFQTDMSKKVASKEVGEEKRKEKEAIRQQLEQEQEDRRVEREKRAAAEQVIRGKAELSGPKTVGKIDLDNKKQEEEKPKEVEKPVEKPVEKAPVVEAKKEPEVVKASASDRPKFKVVDKIDLAPKHKPKQEVKAPKAVTPAPTPVVKAEVKKEEAKPKEVVAPKEEEKTTESETITTQYKKLTGPKITGAKIDLSKFEKPKKKKEAPKGNDAADKKKRRRRIVSNNTTGSGQSNTGNRPNRPPGSGPGNRRGPVQRFNPVAKVEPTEEDVQKQVRETLEKLQGKSKKGKGAKYRRDKRDQHRQQTEKDLEKQEAESKILKVTEFVTANEVATMMDVSTTQIISACMSLGIMVTMNQRLDAETLSIVADEFGYEVEFVSAEIEEAIEEKVDAPEDLQERAPIVTVMGHVDHGKTSLLDYIRKENVIAGESGGITQHIGAYGVTLESGQKMAFLDTPGHEAFTAMRARGAQVTDIAIIVVAADDDIMPQTKEAISHAQAAGVPIVFAINKVDKPTANVEKIKDGLAQMNLLVEDWGGKIQSHDISAKTGQGVKELLEKVLLEAELLELKANPDKLATGTVVEAFLDKGRGYVSTVLVQAGSLKIGDYVLAGTCSGKIKAMHDERGNSIKNAGPSTPISILGLDGAPQAGDKFNVLEDEREAKQIAAKRGQLLREQSVRTQRHITLDEIGRRIALGDFKELNIILKGDVDGSVEALTDSFQKLSTAEIQVNIIHKAVGPITESDVLLASASDAVIIGFNVRPMGNARTIADNEEIDIRMYSIIYDAINDLKDAMEGMLSPEMKEEITGTAEIRETFKISKVGTIAGCMVTSGKILRSAGIRLIRDGVVVFTGELTSLKRFKDDVKEVAKGYDCGLQIKNYNDIRELDIVEGFQEVAVKKKLK from the coding sequence ATGGCAGATAATGCAACAATAAGACTTAATAAAGTCCTAAGGGAACTAAACATTTCACTCGACAGGGCGGTAGATTTTTTGGGTTCCAAAGGTCACGATGTGGACGCAAGGCCTACCACTAAAATTTCTAATGAGGTGTATCAAGTTCTTTTGGATGAGTTCCAAACGGACATGAGCAAAAAAGTTGCATCTAAGGAAGTTGGAGAAGAAAAGCGGAAAGAAAAAGAAGCAATTCGTCAACAGCTAGAACAAGAGCAAGAAGATAGAAGAGTCGAAAGAGAAAAAAGAGCCGCTGCTGAGCAGGTAATTAGAGGTAAAGCTGAATTATCTGGTCCTAAAACTGTTGGAAAAATAGATTTGGACAACAAAAAGCAGGAAGAAGAAAAACCAAAAGAGGTAGAGAAGCCTGTTGAAAAACCGGTGGAAAAAGCTCCTGTGGTAGAGGCTAAAAAAGAGCCAGAAGTGGTTAAAGCTTCGGCATCTGATAGACCTAAATTTAAGGTGGTTGATAAAATTGACTTAGCGCCTAAGCATAAACCTAAGCAGGAAGTTAAAGCGCCTAAGGCGGTAACTCCAGCTCCAACTCCGGTAGTAAAAGCTGAAGTTAAAAAGGAAGAAGCTAAGCCTAAAGAGGTTGTTGCTCCTAAAGAAGAGGAGAAAACAACGGAGTCTGAGACGATTACGACACAATACAAAAAACTTACCGGTCCTAAAATCACAGGTGCTAAAATTGATCTTTCTAAGTTTGAAAAGCCTAAGAAGAAAAAAGAAGCTCCTAAAGGAAACGATGCTGCGGATAAAAAGAAGCGTCGTAGAAGAATTGTAAGTAATAATACGACTGGCTCTGGTCAATCAAATACAGGTAATCGTCCTAATAGGCCTCCAGGTAGTGGTCCAGGGAATAGAAGAGGTCCTGTACAGCGTTTTAATCCTGTTGCTAAAGTTGAGCCTACTGAAGAGGATGTTCAAAAGCAGGTTAGAGAAACCCTAGAAAAACTTCAGGGGAAATCTAAAAAAGGAAAAGGCGCTAAATATAGAAGAGATAAAAGAGATCAACACCGTCAACAGACAGAAAAAGATCTTGAGAAGCAAGAAGCAGAAAGTAAAATCTTGAAAGTTACAGAGTTTGTTACGGCAAACGAAGTAGCAACGATGATGGATGTTTCTACAACTCAAATTATTTCTGCTTGTATGTCATTAGGAATAATGGTAACGATGAATCAGCGTTTAGATGCAGAAACATTGTCTATTGTTGCGGATGAGTTCGGATACGAAGTTGAATTTGTTTCAGCTGAAATTGAAGAAGCGATAGAAGAAAAAGTTGATGCTCCTGAAGATTTACAAGAAAGAGCGCCAATTGTAACGGTAATGGGTCACGTAGATCACGGTAAAACATCTTTATTGGATTATATCCGTAAAGAAAATGTTATCGCTGGTGAAAGTGGTGGTATTACACAGCATATTGGAGCTTATGGTGTAACCTTAGAGAGTGGTCAGAAAATGGCTTTCTTAGATACACCAGGTCACGAAGCCTTTACGGCGATGCGTGCACGTGGTGCTCAAGTTACAGATATTGCTATTATTGTGGTGGCGGCAGATGATGATATCATGCCTCAAACAAAAGAAGCTATTAGTCATGCTCAGGCAGCTGGTGTTCCAATTGTTTTTGCAATAAATAAAGTAGATAAGCCTACGGCTAATGTTGAGAAAATTAAAGACGGTCTTGCTCAGATGAATCTATTGGTAGAGGATTGGGGTGGTAAAATACAGTCTCATGATATCTCTGCAAAAACAGGTCAAGGGGTTAAAGAGTTGTTAGAAAAAGTATTACTAGAAGCTGAGTTATTAGAGTTAAAAGCTAATCCTGATAAATTAGCTACAGGTACAGTGGTTGAAGCCTTTTTGGATAAGGGTAGAGGATATGTTTCTACAGTTTTGGTTCAGGCTGGATCTTTAAAAATTGGAGATTACGTTCTTGCGGGTACTTGTAGTGGTAAGATTAAAGCAATGCATGATGAGCGAGGAAATAGCATTAAAAATGCTGGTCCTTCTACACCTATATCTATTTTAGGTCTAGATGGGGCTCCTCAAGCGGGTGATAAATTCAATGTATTGGAAGATGAGCGTGAAGCGAAGCAAATTGCAGCTAAGCGTGGTCAGTTATTACGTGAGCAATCTGTTAGAACGCAACGTCATATTACATTGGATGAAATTGGTAGGCGTATTGCTCTTGGAGACTTTAAAGAATTGAATATAATTCTTAAGGGTGATGTTGATGGTTCTGTAGAAGCGTTGACGGATTCATTCCAGAAACTATCTACAGCTGAGATTCAGGTTAATATTATACATAAAGCTGTTGGTCCTATTACAGAGTCTGATGTGTTGTTAGCTTCGGCTTCTGATGCGGTTATTATTGGGTTTAATGTTAGGCCAATGGGTAATGCGCGTACAATAGCAGATAATGAAGAGATAGATATCAGAATGTACTCTATTATCTATGATGCTATTAATGACTTGAAAGATGCAATGGAAGGTATGCTTTCTCCAGAGATGAAGGAAGAAATTACAGGTACTGCAGAAATTAGAGAAACATTCAAGATTTCTAAGGTTGGTACTATTGCAGGTTGTATGGTAACTAGCGGTAAGATTCTTAGAAGTGCAGGAATACGTCTAATCCGTGATGGTGTGGTTGTATTTACAGGAGAGTTAACTTCTCTGAAGCGATTCAAGGATGATGTTAAGGAGGTTGCTAAAGGATATGATTGTGGTCTACAGATTAAGAACTACAATGATATTAGAGAGCTGGATATCGTGGAAGGATTCCAGGAAGTAGCAGTGAAGAAAAAACTTAAATAA
- the nusA gene encoding transcription termination factor NusA, whose product MENIALIESFSEFKDDKFIDRVTLMAILEDVFRNALKKKFGSDDNFDIIINPDKGDLEIWRNRVVVEDGEVEEPNEEISLTEARKIEPDFEVGEDVSEEVKLIQLGRRAILALRQNLISKIHEHDNTTIYKHFKDLEGELYTAEVHHIRHKVVILLDDEGNEVILPKDKQIPSDFFRKGDNVRGVIESVELKGNKPVIVMSRTAPAFLEQLFFQEIPEVFDGLITVKKVVRIPGEKAKVAVDSYDDRIDPVGACVGMKGSRIHGIVRELGNENIDVINWTSNPQLLVTRALSPARVSSVKLDDEKMTAQVYLRPEEVSKAIGRGGHNIRLAGQLTGYEIDVFREGVEEDVELTEFSDEIEGWIIEEFKKIGMDTARSVLEQDVDDLVKRTDLEEETIVEVVRILKEELAD is encoded by the coding sequence ATGGAAAATATAGCGCTGATCGAATCTTTTTCAGAATTTAAAGACGATAAATTCATTGATAGAGTAACGCTAATGGCGATTTTAGAGGATGTTTTTAGAAACGCTCTAAAAAAGAAATTTGGTTCTGATGATAACTTTGATATCATTATTAATCCTGATAAAGGGGATTTAGAGATTTGGAGAAATAGAGTTGTAGTAGAGGATGGTGAGGTAGAAGAGCCTAATGAGGAGATTTCATTAACAGAAGCTCGTAAGATTGAGCCTGATTTTGAGGTTGGTGAAGATGTTTCTGAAGAAGTTAAGTTAATTCAATTAGGGAGAAGAGCAATTTTAGCACTTCGCCAGAATTTAATTTCAAAAATCCATGAGCATGATAATACAACTATATACAAGCACTTTAAGGATTTAGAGGGTGAGTTGTATACGGCAGAGGTACACCATATAAGACATAAGGTTGTTATCTTATTAGATGATGAAGGTAATGAGGTTATTCTTCCAAAGGATAAGCAGATACCGTCAGATTTCTTTAGAAAAGGTGATAATGTTCGTGGTGTTATTGAAAGTGTAGAATTAAAAGGAAATAAACCTGTAATTGTAATGTCTAGAACTGCACCTGCATTTTTGGAACAATTATTTTTTCAGGAAATCCCAGAGGTTTTTGATGGTTTAATTACTGTTAAAAAAGTAGTTCGTATTCCAGGTGAAAAAGCAAAAGTAGCTGTAGATTCTTATGATGATCGTATTGATCCGGTAGGAGCTTGTGTGGGTATGAAAGGTTCTCGTATACATGGTATCGTTAGAGAATTAGGGAATGAAAATATAGATGTTATCAACTGGACTAGTAATCCACAACTTTTAGTAACAAGAGCATTAAGTCCTGCTCGTGTTTCTTCTGTAAAGTTGGATGACGAGAAAATGACAGCTCAAGTTTATTTAAGACCTGAAGAGGTTTCTAAGGCTATTGGGCGTGGAGGTCATAATATTAGATTAGCGGGTCAATTGACTGGTTATGAGATAGATGTATTCCGTGAAGGAGTTGAGGAAGATGTTGAGTTAACAGAGTTCTCTGACGAAATCGAGGGATGGATTATAGAAGAATTTAAGAAGATAGGAATGGACACTGCTCGTAGCGTTTTGGAGCAAGATGTTGATGACTTGGTGAAGCGTACCGATTTAGAAGAAGAGACAATTGTAGAAGTTGTGCGTATCTTAAAAGAGGAATTAGCAGATTAA